The following coding sequences lie in one Fusarium poae strain DAOMC 252244 chromosome 1, whole genome shotgun sequence genomic window:
- a CDS encoding hypothetical protein (TransMembrane:10 (i56-72o84-106i118-139o145-164i171-192o198-219i231-250o270-287i294-319o325-342i)~BUSCO:34803at5125), translating to MSSRPHNEEPLPLLSAEERDRDMKGELDVEGAAGRAEPPKNNNLEHEYSIPSTVKFAWLGTYFFFSLLLTLYNKLVLGMFHFPWLLTFLHASFASTGTYIMMQMGYFKLSRLGRRENLALVAFSALFTANIAVSNLSLAMVSVPFYQTMRMLCPIFTILIYRVYYGRTYSYMTYLSLLPLIIGAAMTTLGEMSFTDAGFLLTILGVVLAALKTVVTNRFMTGSLALPPIEFLLRMSPLAALQALACATATGEVSGFHKLITSGDVALPPAFASLFGNGFLALLLNISSFNTNKLAGALTMTVCGNLKQCLTVALGIFLFDVTVDLLNGAGMAVTMLGAAIYSKAELDNKNRKSQQTAAAYKPVEQQAR from the exons ATGTCTTCTCGTCCGCATAACGAGGAGCCTCTCCCGCTCCTCTCCGCCGAGGAGAGAGACCGTGATATGAAGGGCGAACTCGATGTCGAGGGCGCTGCTGGTCGCGCTGAGCCTCCCAAGAACAACAACCTCGAGCACGAGTACTCCATTCCCAGTACCGTCAAGTTCGCATGGCTCGGAAcctacttcttcttctccctgcTCTTGACTCTCTACAACAAGCTGGTCCTCGGAATG TTCCACTTCCCATGGCTCCTGACTTTCCTCCACGCCTCTTTCGCCAGTACCGGCACCTATATCATGATGCAGATGGGTTACTTCAAGCTCTCTCGACTGGGACGCCGTGAGAACCTCGCTCTCGTCGCTTTCAGTGCTCTCTTTACTGCCAACATCGCTGTCTCCAACCTGTCTTTGGCCATGGTTTCCGTTCCCTTCTACCAGACCATGCGCATGCTGTGCCCGATCTTCACCATTCTCATCTACCGTGTCTACTACGGCCGTACCTACAGCTACATGACCTACCTTTCCCTCCTTCCTCTTATCATCGGTGCTGCGATGACCACTCTCGGTGAGATGAGCTTCACTGATGCCGGTTTCCTTCTCACCATTCTCGGAGTTGTTCTCGCCGCTCTCAAG ACTGTTGTTACCAACCGATTCATGACTGGCTCTCTCGCTCTCCCCCCAATTGAGTTCCTCCTCCGCATGTCTCCTCTCGCCGCCCTACAGGCTCTGGCTTGCGCCACTGCCACCGGTGAAGTCAGCGGCTTCCACAAGCTCATCACCTCCGGAGACGTTGCTCTCCCTCCCGCTTTCGCCTCGCTCTTCGGCAACGGTTTCCTCGCTCTGCTCCTCAACATCTCGTCGttcaacaccaacaagcTTGCCGGTGCCTTGACCATGACTGTTTGCGGTAACCTTAAGCAATGCTTGACCGTCGCCCTCGGTATCTTTCTCTTCGATGTGACCGTCGACCTGCTTAACGGTGCTGGTATGGCCGTCACTATGCTTGGAGCTGCTATCTACAGCAAGGCCGAGCTTGATAACAAGAACCGAAAGAGCCAACAAACTGCCGCTGCCTACAAGCCCGTTGAGCAGCAGGCCCGGTAA
- a CDS encoding hypothetical protein (TransMembrane:8 (i387-407o419-441i462-485o491-511i672-694o714-736i1062-1085o1091-1110i)), whose translation MAPAYIQVPSKDSDNVALSVPRSPGAGAHFATTTLRVDGMTCGACTSAVEAGFKGVDGVGNVSVSLVMERAVIMHDPQVISADDIREIIEDRGFDAEVLTTDLPSPVAKRFVDQNVNDDDNDFITTTIAIEGMTCGACTSAIEGGFKDVPGIKSFSISLLSERAVIEHDPDLLTAEQIAEIIDDRGFEATIIESGKVAADKAGTDAGGVGNIAVTTVAIEGMTCGACTAAVEGGFKGVDGVLKFNISLLAERAVITHDVTKLSPEQIADIIDDRGFDPEVLSTQAATDHQSGSSSTVQFRVYGVPDAAAAENLEAALAAMHGVDTVSLRLASSRLTVTHQSGVIGLRAIAEAVEAKGYNALVADNQDNSAQLESLAKTREIGEWRTAFRVSLAFALPVLIIGMILPMCTPALDFGKLELIPGLFLGDTICLVLTIPVQFGIGKRFYISAWKSLKHRSPTMDVLVILGTSCAFFYSILTMLVSLIMPPHSRPGTIFDTSTMLLTFVTLGRYLESSAKGQTSRALSRLMSLAPSMATIYVDPIAAEKAAEAWDKDPSTPKTPRLGGSAQEEKCVPTELLQVGDIVILRPGDKLPADGVLVRGETFVDESMVTGEAMPVQKRVGDNVIGGTVNGDGRVDFRVTRAGRDTQLSQIVKLVQDAQTTRAPIQRLADTLAGYFVPMILILGFSTFFCWMVLSHVLSNPPKIFLQDSSGGKIMVCVKLCISVIVFACPCALGLATPTAVMVGTGVGAENGILIKGGAALERATKVTQVVFDKTGTITHGKMSVVESVLEAGWSDSEWRRRLWWAIVGLSEMGSEHPIGKAIVAGARRELDIEVDGVVEGSVGEFKVTVGKGINALVEPASAVDRNRYRALIGNVTFLQNNGIEVPEDVIEASERVDSGANKAGTPATGTTYIFVAIDGKYSGHIALADSIKEGAAATVFVLHKMGIKTAIITGDQRSTALSVAAAVGISPENVYASVSPDQKQAIVKEIQSQGEVVAMVGDGINDSPALATADIGIAMASGTDVAMEAADMVLMRPTDLMDIPSALHLTRYIFRRIKLNLAWACMYNVIGLPIAMGFFLPVGFHMHPMMAGFAMASSSVSVVVSSIMLKFWKRPRWMDEAAAEQRGGLHWKSGRGIIGWMREMLGRRRVKKEEGYVPLQNLDSEA comes from the exons CGCTACAACAACACTCCGCGTGGACGGCATGAC GTGCGGTGCCTGTACTTCTGCTGTTGAAGCCGGCTTCAAAGGTGTTGATGGTGTCGGAAACGTCTCAGTCAGTCTGGTTATGGAACGCGCAGTCATCATGCACGACCCTCAAGTCATCTCAGCCGATGACATTAGAGAAATTATCGAAGACCGCGGTTTCGACGCCGAGGTGCTTACTACCGACCTCCCGAGCCCTGTTGCTAAGCGCTTTGTCGACCAAAATGTCAACGACGATGACAATGACTTTATTACGACAACCATCGCTATCGAAGGCATGACATGCGGCGCCTGTACATCGGCTATTGAGGGTGGATTCAAGGATGTTCCTGGTATTAAATCATTCAGCATCTCTTTGCTCTCCGAAAGAGCTGTTATCGAGCACGATCCCGATCTCCTTACAGCAGAACAAATTGCCGAAATTATTGACGACCGCGGATTTGAAGCTACAATCATTGAATCTGGCAAGGTGGCAGCCGACAAGGCTGGAACGGATGCTGGAGGCGTTGGAAACATCGCTGTAACGACCGTCGCTATCGAAGGCATGACATGTGGTGCTTGCACAGCAGCTGTCGAGGGTGGATTCAAAGGCGTAGATGGCGTCCTGAAATTCAACATCAGTCTGCTCGCGGAAAGAGCCGTTATTACACACGACGTCACCAAGCTCTCCCCGGAACAAATAGCAGACATAATCGACGATCGAGGCTTTGATCCCGAGGTCCTTTCTACTCAGGCTGCAACCGATCACCAAAGTGGGTCGTCATCTACTGTACAGTTTCGAGTCTATGGCGTGCCCgatgcagcagcagcagaaaaTCTGGAGGCTGCGTTAGCGGCCATGCATGGCGTAGATACCGTTTCGCTACGCCTTGCTTCTTCACGCCTCACGGTCACCCACCAGTCGGGTGTCATTGGTCTGCGCGCCATCGCTGAAGCCGTCGAGGCCAAGGGATACAATGCGCTTGTTGCCGACAATCAGGATAACAGCGCACAGCTCGAGTCCCTAGCCAAGACGAGAGAGATTGGTGAATGGCGAACGGCTTTCCGAGTATCGTTGGCTTTCGCCCTTCCTGTTCTTATCATCGGCATGATTTTGCCCATGTGCACACCGGCTCTAGATTTCGGAAAGCTTGAGTTAATCCCCGGCTTGTTTCTTGGCGATACTATCTGTTTGGTCCTTACAATCCCTGTTCAATTCGGTATTGGAAAGCGCTTTTACATCTCAGCATGGAAGTCACTCAAACACCGCTCTCCAACAATGGACGTTCTCGTCATCCTCGGCACATCCTGCGCTTTCTTTTACAGTATTTTGACAATGCTGGTTTCACTAATAATGCCCCCCCACAGCAGGCCTGGCACCATCTTCGATACCAGTACCATGCTTCTTACCTTTGTCACTCTTGGTCGCTACCTCGAAAGCAGTGCTAAAGGTCAGACCTCAAGAGCCCTTTCGCGTCTGATGTCGCTTGCTCCCTCTATGGCTACGATATACGTTGACCCGATCGCTGCCGAGAAGGCTGCCGAAGCATGGGACAAGGACCCGAGTACCCCAAAGACCCCCAGGTTGGGCGGTTCAGCTCAAGAGGAGAAGTGTGTCCCTACCGAACTCTTGCAAGTAGGTGATATTGTCATCCTTCGGCCCGGTGATAAGCTCCCCGCCGACGGTGTTCTGGTTCGAGGCGAGACCTTTGTCGATGAGAGTATGGTTACTGGTGAGGCGATGCCCGTTCAAAAACGAGTTGGCGATAACGTCATTGGTGGAACGGTCAATGGCGATGGTCGAGTAGACTTCCGAGTCACTCGGGCTGGTCGTGATACTCAGCTCAGTCAGATCGTCAAGCTTGTGCAGGATGCGCAGACCACGCGTGCGCCTATTCAGCGACTCGCCGACACCCTTGCTGGTTATTTCGTCCCCATGATTCTTATCCTCGGTTTCTCTACCTTCTTCTGCTGGATGGTTCTTAGCCATGTGCTCTCGAACCCACCTAAGATTTTCCTCCAGGATTCAAGTGGCGGCAAGATCATGGTTTGCGTTAAACTTTGCATCTCCGTCATTGTTTTTGCATGCCCTTGCGCCCTGGGTCTAGCCACACCCACAGCCGTTATGGTTGGCACTGGCGTTGGTGCCGAAAATGGTATTCTGATCAAGGGTGGTGCTGCTCTCGAAAGAGCCACAAAAGTGACACAGGTCGTTTTCGACAAGACCGGTACTATTACCCATGGCAAGATGAGCGTTGTTGAGTCGGTCCTTGAAGCTGGCTGGTCTGATAGTGAGTGGCGTCGTCGGCTATGGTGGGCCATTGTTGGCCTTTCCGAGATGGGCAGTGAACACCCTATTGGCAAAGCTATTGTCGCTGGAGCCCGTCGCGAGCTCGATATTGAGGTTGACGGTGTTGTCGAAGGAAGCGTTGGCGAGTTCAAGGTCACTGTTGGCAAGGGTATCAACGCTCTGGTCGAGCCTGCGTCAGCTGTTGATCGTAATCGTTATCGTGCGCTGATTGGCAATGTGACATTTTTGCAGAACAACGGTATTGAGGTTCCTGAAGATGTCATTGAAGCGTCTGAGCGTGTCGACTCGGGCGCGAACAAGGCCGGTACACCCGCAACTGGCACCACCTACATCTTTGTGGCCATTGATGGCAAATATAGCGGCCATATCGCCTTGGCCGATTCCATCAAGGAGGGCGCAGCAGCTACCGTCTTTGTCCTCCATAAGATGGGTATTAAGACCGCAATCATCACCGGCGATCAGCGCTCTACTGCCCTCAGTGTTGCTGCCGCCGTAGGAATCTCACCAGAAAATGTTTACGCCAGCGTGAGCCCCGACCAGAAGCAGGCTATTGTTAAGGAAATCCAGTCACAAGGCGAGGTCGTCGCCATGGTAGGCGACGGTATCAACGATTCCCCTGCGCTTGCAACTGCAGATATCGGTATCGCCATGGCGAGCGGTACAGACGTTGCCATGGAAGCTGCCGACATGGTGCTTATGCGCCCAACGGACCTGATGGATATTCCATCAGCGCTGCACCTCACCCGTTATATCTTCCGCCGCATCAAGCTGAACTTGGCTTGGGCGTGCATGTACAACGTTATTGGTCTACCCATCGCTATGGGTTTCTTCCTTCCCGTCGGCTTCCATATGCATCCCATGATGGCTGGCTTCGCCATGGCGAGTAGCAGTGTCAGCGTCGTTGTGAGCAGTATTATGCTCAAGTTCTGGAAGCGACCTCGATGGATGGACGAGGCTGCTGCAGAACAACGTGGCGGTCTTCACTGGAAGAGCGGAAGAGGTATTATTGGCTGGATGCGAGAGATGCTTGGTAGGCGGAGGgttaagaaggaggagggatACGTACCCCTGCAAAATTTGGATTCGGAAGCATAA